The following proteins come from a genomic window of Paramisgurnus dabryanus chromosome 19, PD_genome_1.1, whole genome shotgun sequence:
- the srsf10b gene encoding serine and arginine rich splicing factor 10b produces MSRYMRPPNSSLFVRNISDESRPEDLRREFGRYGPIADVYIPLDFYSRRPRGFAYIQFEDVRDAEDALHNLDRKWVCGRQIEIQFAQGDRKTPGQMKSKERDSPRSSSRYDDGDRGGRRRRSRSRSYDRRRSRSPSYERRHRRSESPRESRGRPRSRRSRSREYDRRRPAARDQHRSRGHSRSRSRSHSKSRGRRSRSKSLSPREQTEFHKEGQDGPGKTHEGSPSRSHSHSGSRSRSRS; encoded by the exons ATGTCTCGATACATGAGACCGCCGAACAGCTCACTGTTCGTCCGAAATATTTCCGACGAATCCCG ACCAGAGGACCTGCGGCGAGAGTTCGGCCGATACGGCCCCATTGCTGATGTCTACATTCCTCTAGACTTCTATTCAAGACGGCCGAGAGGATTCGCGTACATTCA GTTTGAAGATGTCCGTGACGCCGAAGATGCGCTGCACAATCTGGACAGAAAGTGGGTTTGTGGACGACAGATCGAGATCCAGTTTGCACAGGGAGATCGAAAGA CCCCTGGTCAGATGAAGTCCAAAGAGCGAGACTCCCCACGCAGTTCCTCCCGGTACGACGACGGCGATCGAGGTGGTCGACGCAGACGCTCGCGCAGCCGCAGCTACGATAGACGCAGATCACGCAGCCCGTCCTACGAGAGGCGCCACCGTAGATCTGAGAGTCCCCGAGA GTCCAGAGGAAGACCACGCAGCAGACGCAGTCGTAGTCGAGAGTATGACAG GCGCAGACCAGCTGCCCGTGACCAGCACCGCTCTCGTGGCCACTCGCGCAGCAGGAGCCGCTCCCATTCTAAAAGCAGAGGGAGGCGCTCCAGGTCCAAATCCCTCAGTCCACGGGAACAGACAGAATTCCACAAAGAGGGGCAGGACGGCCCAGGCAAAACGCACGAAGGTTCCCCATCACGCTCCCATTCTCATTCAGGCTCGCGATCCAGGTCTCGCTCGTGA
- the gja9b gene encoding gap junction protein alpha 9b produces the protein MGDWNFLGGILEEVHIHSTMVGKIWLTILFIFRMLVLGVAAEDVWNDEQSDFICNTEQPGCHNVCYDRAFPISLIRFWVLQVIFVSSPSLVYMGHAIYQLRALEKERHCKRVALRRELETVDAEHVEPRRRIERELRQLEQGKLNKAPLRGSLLQTYVAHIVTRSLVEVCFMMGQYLLYGHHLEPLYKCNREPCPNVVDCFVSRPTEKSVFMVFMQGIAAVSLFLSLLEILHLGYKKLKKGILDYYSHLTDDLADYYSNKSKRNSVVQPSHGRKATIPTVPSGLTLLEKQGNGPTYPPLISPLSAFLPIQSHSGPSEVNIQRDNRKIVPSPMESNSNCNDTSSETRSTPVQKPAHPERSTPVSQHLGSRSSDFSTLSITDTITCPVVVRKTRRLSPPWNCSTVMEGNGSDTGDSNSEITNQVTRPRCGKTDPRRPSRTQTPDSVAQLGSPHHSSVESPTFSPNRRTSLASTSSGSRRAANDLQI, from the coding sequence ATGGGAGACTGGAACTTCCTGGGCGGAATTCTAGAAGAGGTGCACATCCACTCCACAATGGTGGGAAAGATTTGGCTCACCATCCTCTTCATCTTCCGCATGCTGGTGCTGGGCGTCGCGGCCGAGGACGTCTGGAACGACGAACAGTCGGACTTCATCTGTAACACAGAGCAGCCCGGCTGCCACAACGTCTGCTACGACCGTGCCTTCCCCATCTCGCTGATCCGCTTCTGGGTTCTGCAGGTCATTTTTGTCTCCTCGCCCTCGCTGGTTTACATGGGCCATGCCATTTACCAGCTGCGTGCCCTGGAAAAGGAGCGTCACTGCAAGAGAGTGGCTCTCAGGAGAGAGCTGGAGACAGTGGATGCAGAGCATGTTGAACCTCGCAGGCGCATTGAGAGAGAACTGCGACAGCTGGAGCAGGGGAAGCTCAACAAAGCCCCTCTCAGGGGCTCACTGCTGCAGACATACGTGGCGCACATCGTGACTCGTTCGCTGGTAGAGGTTTGCTTTATGATGGGCCAGTACCTGCTTTACGGTCACCACCTAGAGCCATTATACAAGTGCAACAGAGAACCGTGCCCCAACGTGGTGGACTGTTTCGTCTCTCGACCCACAGAGAAGAGCGTGTTTATGGTGTTCATGCAGGGTATCGCTGCCGTGTCCTTGTTCCTCAGCCTGCTGGAGATCCTCCATCTAGGGtacaaaaaactgaaaaagggaATTCTGGATTATTATTCCCACCTGACAGATGACCTGGCTGACTATTACAGTAACAAGTCCAAGAGGAACTCGGTGGTACAACCGAGCCATGGACGCAAAGCCACTATACCAACAGTTCCCAGTGGATTAACACTCCTGGAGAAACAGGGCAACGGACCCACGTATCCCCCCCTCATAAGCCCATTATCTGCTTTCCTTCCAATACAGAGTCACTCTGGACCATCGGAAGTAAATATTCAGCGGGATAATAGGAAGATTGTGCCGAGTCCTATGGAAAGTAACAGCAATTGCAACGACACTAGCAGTGAAACTCGCTCTACGCCTGTGCAAAAACCCGCTCACCCAGAGCGGTCCACACCTGTCTCGCAGCACCTGGGATCCAGAAGCTCAGATTTCTCCACCCTCTCCATAACGGATACGATTACCTGCCCGGTGGTGGTGCGCAAGACCCGGAGATTAAGCCCACCCTGGAACTGCAGCACAGTTATGGAGGGCAACGGTTCAGACACCGGAGACTCCAACAGCGAGATAACAAACCAGGTGACGAGACCTCGCTGTGGCAAAACTGACCCGAGGAGACCCAGCAGAACACAAACGCCAGACTCTGTGGCGCAACTCGGCTCACCGCACCACAGTTCTGTAGAAAGTCCCACGTTTTCACCCAACCGACGAACATCATTAGCAAGCACCAGCAGCGGCAGCAGACGAGCTGCGAATGACCTGCAGATATGA